The Gymnodinialimonas sp. 57CJ19 genome includes a window with the following:
- a CDS encoding M10 family metallopeptidase C-terminal domain-containing protein translates to MIDKDLIGQNLVGQDQGVAQNPGAISAPGDTLLEGTDASADTTTSAEIAVGEYFMGALSSGSESDWIEITLEAGTYTLAAVGVGPLSSAVNDITLTLRNAAGNYVDYDDSNGPGLNADITVAVSETTTFYIDVGSYSFADSGTYGVSVTQGTVASFNADMGAGNLLRPNQAWVTTPGTEVSLTWAFRASGNDPLNNTPSIAMNADQIALTEAAMAYVDAISGLNFTQVAPGGTSNNATMLFGAYEASDGSGAYAYYPGSNGGNTNANALQGDVWLNNTSFYPGQTYGTGTYTGYTMLHEIGHAIGLAHPGDYNATPGVFFTYDNHAQFLQDSQQYTVMSYFGETNTGVSYGLGYPDTFMLYDFMAIHQLYGADVNYNAGNTIYGFNASEAGSVYDFTTNTTPLMTVYDGQGTDTIDLSGYAMGQWLTLQEGAFSNIGGYGGNFSIAMGAVIENALGGSGADTISGNGAANVIDGGAGADSLSGGAGADTLIGGSEFDYLEGGEGRDSIVGGMGDDTLIGGDQNDRLSGGNGDDLILGEMGADRLIGGRGDDTLDGGNRNDKLIGGEGNDILFGGTGNDMLRGGTQSDYLKGDAGDDVLWGGAGHDTLIGGAGNDTMTGNFNADTFIFFDGHGDDAISDFEATNDFEKIDFSGLSSLNSLSEVLGTGSGTAAATQVGGDVAITTGGGTIMLEGVNFVDLDAQDFIF, encoded by the coding sequence TTGATCGACAAAGATTTGATCGGCCAGAACTTGGTCGGCCAGGACCAGGGCGTGGCGCAAAATCCGGGGGCCATTAGCGCCCCCGGCGATACGTTGCTGGAAGGGACAGATGCCAGCGCCGACACGACAACCTCAGCAGAGATTGCGGTGGGCGAGTATTTCATGGGGGCCCTGTCATCGGGCTCGGAAAGCGATTGGATTGAAATAACTCTGGAGGCCGGCACCTATACCCTTGCCGCCGTGGGCGTGGGCCCGTTGAGCTCTGCCGTGAACGACATCACGCTGACCCTGCGAAACGCCGCCGGAAATTATGTTGACTATGACGATAGCAACGGCCCCGGATTGAATGCGGATATCACCGTTGCCGTCAGTGAAACGACGACATTCTACATTGATGTCGGCTCCTACAGCTTTGCCGACAGCGGCACCTATGGCGTGTCGGTGACCCAAGGCACCGTGGCCAGCTTCAATGCGGACATGGGGGCTGGCAATCTTTTGCGCCCGAACCAAGCGTGGGTGACGACACCGGGCACGGAAGTATCGTTAACATGGGCGTTCCGGGCGTCGGGCAACGATCCGTTGAACAATACCCCCTCAATCGCCATGAACGCGGACCAAATTGCCCTTACCGAAGCGGCGATGGCCTATGTGGACGCGATCTCGGGCCTGAATTTCACGCAGGTCGCACCGGGAGGCACCTCTAACAACGCAACCATGTTGTTCGGCGCCTATGAGGCAAGCGACGGGTCCGGCGCCTACGCTTATTATCCGGGATCGAACGGCGGCAATACCAATGCCAACGCGCTGCAAGGGGACGTTTGGCTAAACAACACCTCGTTCTATCCCGGCCAAACCTACGGCACTGGCACCTATACTGGCTATACGATGCTCCACGAGATCGGCCACGCCATCGGCCTTGCCCACCCCGGCGACTACAATGCCACGCCCGGCGTCTTTTTCACTTACGACAATCACGCTCAATTCCTGCAAGATTCGCAGCAATACACGGTGATGAGCTATTTTGGAGAGACGAATACCGGCGTCAGTTACGGTCTTGGATACCCCGATACCTTCATGCTGTACGACTTCATGGCGATCCATCAGTTGTATGGGGCGGACGTGAACTACAACGCAGGAAACACAATCTACGGCTTCAACGCGAGCGAGGCCGGGTCGGTCTATGATTTCACCACCAATACCACACCGTTGATGACGGTTTACGACGGCCAAGGCACCGACACGATCGACCTTTCCGGCTACGCCATGGGGCAATGGTTAACGCTGCAAGAAGGGGCGTTCTCCAACATTGGCGGCTATGGGGGCAACTTCTCCATTGCCATGGGTGCCGTGATTGAAAATGCCTTGGGCGGCAGCGGCGCCGATACGATTTCTGGCAACGGCGCGGCTAACGTGATCGACGGCGGTGCGGGGGCGGATAGTCTTTCAGGCGGCGCGGGCGCTGATACGCTGATCGGCGGATCGGAATTCGACTATCTGGAAGGCGGAGAAGGACGCGATTCGATCGTTGGCGGTATGGGCGATGACACGTTGATCGGCGGGGATCAGAACGATCGTCTCTCCGGCGGCAACGGAGACGACCTGATCCTTGGCGAAATGGGGGCCGACCGCCTGATCGGGGGACGCGGCGATGATACGCTGGATGGCGGGAACCGAAACGACAAGCTGATCGGCGGAGAGGGCAACGACATTCTTTTTGGCGGCACAGGCAACGACATGCTGCGCGGCGGCACCCAAAGCGACTACCTGAAGGGCGATGCAGGCGACGATGTATTATGGGGCGGCGCCGGGCATGACACGCTGATCGGCGGCGCCGGTAACGACACAATGACCGGCAATTTCAACGCGGATACATTCATCTTCTTTGACGGCCACGGCGACGACGCCATCAGCGATTTTGAGGCGACCAACGATTTTGAAAAGATCGACTTCTCTGGTCTTTCCTCCTTGAACAGCCTCTCCGAAGTGCTCGGGACGGGCTCCGGCACCGCCGCGGCCACCCAGGTGGGCGGTGATGTGGCGATCACCACAGGTGGGGGGACAATCATGCTGGAGGGCGTGAACTTCGTGGATCTCGACGCTCAAGACTTCATCTTCTGA